One window of Chloroflexus aggregans DSM 9485 genomic DNA carries:
- a CDS encoding NAD(+)/NADH kinase, giving the protein MLERVAVLYNPLSDASIKLSRELTDWLIARGIKTRRGVSQEFRDQPQLVADCDLMIALGGDGTVLRAARLCFPHNIPVLPVALGHLSFMAEIGPEEVYSGCEQIMNGGGWFDERTLVRAQLWRNGQKLGQHTALNEVVISRSDISRIVNVHVTIDDSPLTTYHADGVIVATATGSTAYALAAGGPIVDPRSQALVLVPIAAHLTNIPSMVLHEDAVVTMQLRSRHHALLAVDGRENIDLIEGDEVVVRRSPQVCTFVRLRPSNQFYTQLVARLRRS; this is encoded by the coding sequence ATGTTAGAGCGCGTGGCGGTTTTGTACAATCCGCTAAGTGACGCCTCGATCAAATTATCGCGTGAATTGACCGATTGGTTGATTGCACGTGGTATCAAAACCAGGCGGGGTGTTTCACAAGAGTTTCGCGATCAACCACAATTGGTCGCCGATTGTGACCTCATGATTGCCTTGGGAGGCGATGGAACCGTTCTGCGTGCCGCCCGTCTCTGTTTTCCCCATAACATCCCCGTCTTGCCGGTTGCCCTTGGTCATCTGAGTTTTATGGCCGAAATCGGGCCGGAAGAGGTCTATAGCGGCTGCGAACAAATTATGAACGGTGGCGGCTGGTTTGATGAGCGGACACTAGTCCGCGCACAACTCTGGCGTAACGGTCAAAAGCTCGGACAGCACACTGCCCTCAATGAGGTGGTCATTTCGCGGAGCGATATTAGCCGGATCGTCAACGTTCACGTTACCATTGACGATAGCCCCCTAACGACGTATCACGCCGACGGGGTCATTGTCGCTACTGCCACCGGCTCGACGGCGTATGCACTGGCTGCCGGCGGGCCAATCGTTGATCCTCGCTCACAGGCGTTGGTGTTAGTGCCGATTGCAGCCCATCTCACCAATATTCCGTCAATGGTGTTACACGAAGACGCAGTAGTGACCATGCAGTTACGCTCTCGGCACCATGCCCTGCTCGCGGTCGATGGTCGTGAGAACATTGATTTGATAGAAGGAGATGAGGTGGTTGTTCGCCGCAGCCCACAAGTCTGTACATTCGTGCGTTTGCGCCCGAGCAA